The following DNA comes from Brassica oleracea var. oleracea cultivar TO1000 chromosome C5, BOL, whole genome shotgun sequence.
ATAGCAGTATGTTCCTGGAAACCCAATCGATATAATGAAAAGATTGTCCAATGGGCTAATAATGATCATTTTATTGATGGGAGGTGGAGCCGTGGAGGGTCTGATCGATCCTCTCAAAAGTCAATACTGAAAAAACCCATGTTCTAAAAATCGGTCTGTCTGGGCGCTACGCGTCATTCTTCCGTCCCGATTTATGTCAAATCGGTTAAAAAAATTGGATATCCGATTTTCTCCGCCTAGACCGCCTAAATGACCGCCTAGCCGCTTAGACAGCCGCCTAGCCGCTTAGGCGGCCGCCTAGCCGCTTAGACGGCCGCCTAGTCGCTTAGGCGGCCATCTAATCTATTTTTATTTTTTTATTTATTTTTAATAATATTTTTATTTATTTATTTGATCTAAAATTTTATAAATATAATTTATATTCATAATTTTGATGAAAATTACACTATATTAAATTTATATATTCTATTTGTGTGTTTTATACAATTTTAAACATGAAAATGTATTAATGTTATACACAATTAAAGATTAACATGTTTTATAACATAGTCTAAAAATTCCGCCCCGCATAATTTTTGATTAATACCCGATTTTCTCTTTAGGCGTTAGGCCCAACCCGACCGCCCGACTAGCGCCTAGCGCGTTCCCGAACAGAGGAAAAAACACACATTTCTGAAAAAATACTTAATATTGGATCAAAAGTTTTTTTTTTTCCTGATTGGGTGGAAAGCGCAGGGACACTATATCATTATATACACAAAACAATGTAGCAACAATAATAGTAATACTAACACGTAAACTCCTTAGTTTATATATTGGTTATGAACTTATGGTCGAGGCTACCAACTCAATAACTCATTGCTCATGTATTTGAAAAGAGTAACATGGAGAACAATCTTTAGAGAATATTTCTTGTTAGATGAAAAGCAATATTTGAATATTTTAAGAAATATTAACAGACTATAATTCTAACAGCAATGTATAATTTATATTGCAGATCATGCCAAAATGGACTTCAATGTAATTCGTGAAGGAAATGGATACTAGCATCCGGTGCAAATATATATTTATATATTGCTTGTTTTGTTTTTATCCCAAATTTCAAATAAGAACTCTTGGCCTTGACATACACGAATATACATTGCGAAGTTGTTAGAGTCGGGTTTAAAAGAATTCATTTAGAATTCGCTAGACGTTGAGTATCTTTGATTCAATTATTATGTTTTAAAAGGTAGAGAATAATAATGATTGGGCTCCTAGTGAAATATATAAACTATTTGGTGTAGTTATCTTTGACTTGTCATTTGCTGAATATTTTAGTTCTGGTACATGGAAATACCATCAAGAACAAATTTGAACTTTGATTGGTGACCTGAGTTACACTTGATTAAGTTTGAGTTAAAATTGTAACTCAAAAATGTTACTAATTATGAACTAGATTTAATCTTCTGAGTTATCTTTTGAGTTATCTTTTGAGTTATAATGTGTTATTTTTCGGTTATCTCTTTAATAAAATTGATAAAACATCAAACATTTTTTCATGTATTAGGAATTGAGTTAATCATTTTTGGTGTTTCACTAGTAATCTCACTGTTACTTTTTCTCCTTTTTAACAATTTGAACTTTTTAATGTAACCACCATGTCCCACGTTTAGGTTTCTTAGTTAATGAAGCATTTAAAAGATAGCTGTTTAGTAGTTAGTCAAAATGTTTATGAACTATTGTTTCCCATTTGAATTATACTTAATAATGATACCAATAATTTTAATGTAATTCTATTTGGTAGCTAAATATTTTTACATACATAAAGTTATATGTAAATATATAGGTATCCTTTGTTAGAATATATACATAAGTATATTTATTTAATTTCAACTTAAATTATTTTAATTTAATATATATTTTTTTATACTTATTCTATTAAATTTATTAAAAAAAATCCTGGGCCTATATAAAAATTATGATTTGATATGAATATTTATAATAAATAATAGATACTGAAACTTATACATCAAAAATGTTATCAGTCAATAATTGTAAGAATACATCTACTTATATTCTTAGAATTTACTACATAAATCTATAGTTTCTACACATAATTTTTACAACTTAGTTACATTGGATTATTATAATATTTATTGTGATCCAATTCTAATTCAACATGTTAGTTGTATAAATTTCAGAATGTGGCTTGTAATTTTCATTAGAATCGCGCGATATGATTCTCTCAAAATAGGGTTATTATAATAGTTAGTTGATAAAACGTAACCTAGGTTGCAGCTATAATCGTAAGCATTGACGTCTATAATTCAAATTTTCATTAAAGAAAGACCACGTTTATCGCCTACTCTTGACGAACAAGTAAAACTAAGCCACTCACATGTGTTATATAGTGAGACACATACACGATTTGTTAAACCAAGGCAAAAAAAAATGGAGGAGTTTTCCCCAACGGTATCGTGCAGCCCAAGCTTCAGCTTCTACGCTTCCAGCGAATGCGCCGATGCCGCCGCTAAAGTTTCCCGCGAAAACCAGAGTTACAATATAACAGATCAATATTCGGTTAAAGTTAACTCCGTCGATGACTTCCAGTTGGAAACATCATCACCCTTACATGAAGAGACCTTCGTCCACTTCCCGACGTTCAAACCAGTGTCCAGCGACACCGTTTCAATGATTAGAAAGAAAGACGTTGATGCTGGAATTGTCCCGGAGGAAGTAAGATGGAGCACTCCGCCTTCGCCTTTAAGGTCGGAATCTGAAGAATTGGATAAATTCTCCGGAAATTGTCTATGGAAATTGTCTACACTCGAAGGTTAGTAAACGGTGCCGTTTAACGAAGTTCCTAACGAGAAGCCACAGCGACGCAACCAAGACTTGCTTGCCGGACATGAAACGGAAGGACAAATCGGCGTCGAAAGGAGATAAGAGAAGAAAGTCTTATTTGCCTTACAGGCAAGATTTGATCGGAGTTTTTGCCGGGATGCCAAGATTACGTCATTAAATAATTTACTACAGTATCTATAAACTTTACAAATACAGCAATTAGGTCCTTGTTTATTTTTGTGTTTATGCATGTAGCTTTTTCTAGTGATATTGAAACCCTATTCAATTCGTTGACGATTGGGATTTATATGGTATGCAATGATAGATAGTATTGACAATTTGGTTTTAATTGGTCAAGAGCTTTTCTGTTTTATGGATTTACGTACTGCTATGCTGATTTTTTTTAAGGTGGAACTGAAAAAGCTCAAAACGGTGGGAGTTGATTCACTAAAAAAACAACAATACGCGACGGTGTTCTAGGTAAATTGGAAACTTATGAAAAATGAGTTAGTGAAATGGTGATCGTTGACAATATGGCAGATACTACTACAAGTACATAATCAACGGTGATGAAAGGATATGATCGAGGAACTACTAAGAATATAATAGGGGTTAGAGATGTTGCTAGCGTCAGGCCTACTATTCAACAACCAAGAAAGGATACTAATTAATTACTATGAAGTAGTCGCTTCTTGATACCAAGAATTATGAAAAACGTGAGATAAGTGTGTTCCACAATATGTCTTCCTAATTGGTTTAGACATTTATCTGAAGCAACTATTACGATGTTTTGTAGGATGTAAATATCAAAAAAAAAGTGATCGAGAGAGTGCTGACAGAGAGAAGGTTCAGGTTGGCAAAAGCAGCTAGGTGTCTTTCCATTCACAGTCTGTCCAATCAGACTCTGCCCAAAATAGATTTTTAATTTTTGTTTATTTAATGGCATAAGCTAATTATTACTAGCTAATTCAACAAACACCTCTCCTCTATCCAGTCCTCAAGGTATATTCTTCCTAATGTCTTTGTGAAATTCAGTGCTTTATACTCCAAATCAATAACCACGTTCGACACACTCTATGACAAGAGAATGTTGACATTATGTTGTGCGTGCTTGCATGAAAATGTCGACATAGTTTTGCCATTTCCCCAAATTCTACTTATAAAGTCTTCAAACCAGCCCTAATGCATTTCTCGTCTCTCTTCTTCAGTTTCCCTCCTTTTAAAAATGTGTAACAAAACAGAAGAAGCGCTTCCCTAATTTTGCTTGTATTATTTTCTGGCATGGAAAATTTAAGCGAATTGTCGAGAGAGAAAGAGAGCTTCTCTATATTTTATGGCATTCCTCTCTTGCTTGTTCTTTTTTTAATTCATATTCGTTGCATGTTCATGCTAAAGAGCAACTCCGTCGTCGGCTTGATACTATGAAAGTGTAACATAAAAAAAATAGTATCGTAAATGCATAATTTTTTTTTTATAAAAAAGGCTTTCATATTAAATGCATAAAAAAGGTACAAGTTTCACTCATAAGTTTTGGAAAATTTGGAACAAGAAAATAGTTATCACAACCCTGATGAATGATTCAGTTAAGAATCATAAACAGCAAGAAATTGAAAAAAAACATTCATCAGTGGTTTTGGTTTCCTCGGCCACGGCCACAGCGACCTTTACCTCTTCTACCGACCTTCGTCCATCCCATAATTTTGTTTGATTTTTTTTAATAGATGAAATGTTAGTTGAATGTGTTATCTCAGATTTCTAATGAGTTTTAAGAACTTTTCATCCTTTTTTTCTTGTTTTAATTGTTTTTCCATTTTCTTTTAATTACGAGAACTCCATCTAGAACCTATGGATAAAGTTGCTCTAAGAGTTTTCACTTGGGTCTCTTGCTTCATAAAATGGAATAGTCCATGCATGAGTCTCTCTCTGTAATTTTTTTCTTTTTTTTGTGTGTGTGTGTGTGGGTCATGGAGCTCTTTTTACCTCATCATGATATGCATCTTCTGGATTTGAGAATACAAGATCACTCTGTGGCCCTTGGAGCGCTTAGAGAAGTTAAGGCTCTCTCATATATTATGGACCATAAACAATGGCCTAGGATCTTAAGTGGGTGGTGTTCATTTAAGATGAGAGCCTAAGAGGGTAAGTGAAAGAGGCTGATCCTTGTTTTTGTGATAAGGGATCTTATCCATTTCAACCTCTTGAGACCTTTCCTTTTCTATAATTTAAAATAATAATAATAATAAACAATGTGAAAGAACAAGAGCACGTAAAATCTTCAAACAGATGTCAAGCTAATATTCCTCATCCACAAAAAGAGAAGAAATTTTGTTATTCACCTCACCCATCGCTTTCATTATCCTCGTTCCACAACCTCACCATGCCCATGAGACACCCTTCTTTTATACGCTCAAAATCGTTCACCAAAATGCACTGAAGTAGCCTATATATTACATATACAAAGACTTATTACTATATTATAAAATACATCTCACTCTCACTACCTTCTCTTCACCCGCAAATGGCGACCGCTCCTCTCTCCGGCTTCTTCCTCACCTCTCTTTCTCCTTCTCAACCTTCTCTCCAAAAACAAACTCTTCGTTCTTCTCCCACCGTTGCTTGCCTTCCCTCATCCTCCTCCTCCTCCTCCTCCTCCTCCTCTCGTTCCGTTCCAACACTTATCCGTAATGAGCCCGTTTTTGCCGCTCCTGCTCCTATCATCACCCCTTACTGGGTATACATTTTACATTCATCTCTCTTTTCTAAACCTCTACATTTATTGTTACTTGCTTATATTTATAGGAATAATAGCTAGATAAATAGATATGAAACTAAATTATCCTTCCTCTGGATTCTCATTAATAATGATACGGAAACAGCCCTACAATTTCACAATTTTCTTGTTAATTAATGTTCACCATCTCATTTGACGACTTCCTTAGGTTTTTATTATTACGAAAAAACTATATGATTTATTCAGTCGAACCAAAATATAGTTAAAAAGGACTCCAGGACACTTAAAATACTAATGTTTTATTAGTTTAATTATTTATTTTTTACGAAAACATTGAATAACCAGTTGAGTTTGTTAAAAAAAAAATCAGTTGAGTGACAAATGTACATTGAGTTTCTCAAACTTTTTGAAAGTCTTCGATATAAGATATTTTACACTTCTCCCTTCTTTCCTAATTAATCTAATACGAAACTATATGAAATATCCATTGATGTGGGTGCTCTTATTAGTTAACCTATATCCCTTCAAAGTCATGTCTTTTTGGTACGCATAACTGTATAAATTAATTACCTTAAGAAACTTTCACAAATCCAGTAAACTCTCACGTGTGTTTCACATGTCCTTTTATTATTTTTACTATTAGAAGCAGTGTTTTATTTTGAACTTATAAAGTCGAGGCTAATATATAGTAGTTTAGTAAATCACAAGGGAATAGCTCATTTTCAGCGACTCAAACTTCATAAGCATCCTTGTGTAATTTATGAATTTAAGTATCATTATTTGTTTCGACATGTTTAAAACACGTACAATCTAAATCAAATATTAATTGAATGATGTAATGAGTAAAGCGATAATGACCTCCAAATTTTAAAGGCGTTATGACAACTCTACTCAAAATGGGACATTGTTAAATTGGAAGTTGGGACGTACGTAGGATCCACGTGATAAAAGAGAGAACTTACCAGTAGCCTTAACAAAGCGATTTATATGTAACCGAGACGTGTGTATGTGCATATACCATACGTGAGCGTGTGGAACATACTAGTGATGGAGTCGCCATCTACCATTTATTTATTCAACCCACCGATTTCTCTCCTAACCACACTGCCGAGCTTCTCACCCCAATAATAAAATCATACTACCAAGTACCACACAATCGTTTCNAAAAGAGCATAGGTTGATTATAGTTTTCTTTTTTTGACGAAGGCATAGGTTGATTATAGTTTCAACTTTAACACGACTTCTGTGACATTTTAATTATACTCTTTCTTACAATTTATTTGGTCAACGAACTTGCAGAGCGAAGAGATGGGTAGCGAAGCATACGAAGAGGCCATTGAAGCTCTCAAGAAGCTTATTATGTAAATAAATATCGTCCTTATTCCCATACATTTATATATAT
Coding sequences within:
- the LOC106292445 gene encoding uncharacterized protein LOC106292445; the protein is MEEFSPTVSCSPSFSFYASSECADAAAKVSRENQSYNITDQYSVKVNSVDDFQLETSSPLHEETFVHFPTFKPVSSDTVSMIRKKDVDAGIVPEEVSKRCRLTKFLTRSHSDATKTCLPDMKRKDKSASKGDKRRKSYLPYRQDLIGVFAGMPRLRH